The following coding sequences lie in one Chlorocebus sabaeus isolate Y175 chromosome 29, mChlSab1.0.hap1, whole genome shotgun sequence genomic window:
- the LOC103231295 gene encoding olfactory receptor 4F6-like, whose product MDQVNDSVVTEFVLLGLAQSLEMQFFLLLFFSLFYVGIILGNLFIVLTVIFDPHLHSPMYILLANLSLIDLSLSSTTVPRLIYDLSTECKVISFRNCMIQMFFIHVTGGVEMVLLIVMAYDRYTAICRPLHYLTIMNPKMCVLLVVAAWVIGVIHAMSQFVFVINLPFCGPNNVGSFYCDFPRVIKLACMDTYGLEFVVTANSGFISMGTFFFLIVSYIFILVTVRRRSSNDLSKAFFTLSAHMTVVVLFFAPCIFLYVWPFPTKSLDKFFAIVNFVVTPVLNPAIYTLRNKDMKVAMRRLSQQILNSREMT is encoded by the coding sequence ATGGACCAAGTAAATGACTCTGTGGTAACAGAATTTGTATTACTTGGACTTGCACAATCCTTGGAAAtgcagttttttcttcttctcttcttctctttattCTATGTGGGAATTATCCTGGGAAACCTCTTCATCGTGTTGACAGTGATCTTTGATCCTCACTTACACTCCCCCATGTATATTCTGCTGGCCAACCTATCGCTCATTGACTTGAGCCTTTCTTCTACTACAGTTCCTAGGCTGATCTATGATCTTTCTACTGAATGTAAAGTTATTTCCTTCCGTAATTGTATGATACAAATGTTCTTTATCCATGTTACGGGAGGAGTTGAAATGGTGCTGCTGATAGTCATGGCATATGATAGGTACACTGCAATCTGCAGGCCGCTCCACTATCTAACTATTATGAATCCCAAAATGTGTGTGCTTTTGGTAGTAGCAGCTTGGGTCATTGGAGTGATTCATGCTATGTCTCAGTTTGTTTTTGTCATAAATTTACCCTTCTGTGGCCCTAACAATGTGGGGAGCTTTTATTGTGATTTCCCTCGGGTTATTAAACTTGCATGCATGGACACTTACGGGCTAGAATTTGTGGTCACTGCCAACAGTGGATTCATATCTATGGGcaccttctttttcttaattgtatCGTACATCTTTATTCTGGTCACTGTCCGACGACGTTCCTCAAATGATTTATCCAAAGCATTCTTCACTTTGTCAGCTCACATGACTgtagtggttttgttttttgctccATGTATATTTCTCTATGTGTGGCCTTTCCCTACTAAGTCATTGGATAAATTTTTTGCCATCGTGAACTTCGTTGTCACCCCTGTCTTAAATCCTGCCATCTATACTTTAAGGAACAAAGATATGAAGGTTGCAATGAGAAGGCTAAGTCAACAGATTTTAAATTCTAGGGAGATGACATAA